A portion of the Sphaerochaeta pleomorpha str. Grapes genome contains these proteins:
- a CDS encoding amino acid ABC transporter permease has protein sequence MHALDFSIIIKKLPSLLNGCAVTLLLCSISLALALILGIVLALQRDAKHPLVSSPARFFIWIFRGTPLMVQLYLIYYGLPSFGIKLTAISAGILGMSLNTSAYIAEIIRSGIHAIDSGQREAAKALGMSPVMEMRRIVAPQATKVCLLPLVNQFVATIKNSSILSVITITELTRVGTLISYSTFRHFESYIAIAVLYLVLTTLFTSLAGFLERRLK, from the coding sequence ATGCATGCATTGGATTTCTCCATTATTATTAAAAAGCTGCCATCGTTGCTCAATGGTTGTGCTGTAACCCTACTGCTTTGCAGCATTTCCCTTGCTTTGGCCCTCATCCTTGGAATAGTCCTTGCCTTGCAGCGGGATGCGAAACATCCTCTGGTTTCTTCCCCGGCAAGGTTCTTTATCTGGATTTTCAGGGGAACCCCTTTGATGGTCCAGTTATATCTTATCTATTATGGATTGCCTTCCTTTGGTATCAAGCTGACTGCAATATCTGCCGGTATCCTGGGAATGTCTTTGAATACCTCAGCGTATATTGCAGAAATAATTCGTAGCGGTATCCATGCCATTGACTCAGGTCAAAGAGAAGCGGCGAAAGCCCTGGGCATGAGTCCGGTTATGGAAATGCGAAGGATTGTGGCTCCCCAGGCTACAAAGGTCTGCCTTCTTCCCTTGGTCAACCAGTTTGTAGCAACCATAAAGAATTCCTCGATTCTCAGTGTCATTACAATAACCGAACTAACAAGGGTAGGGACTCTGATCAGTTATTCAACCTTCAGGCATTTTGAATCCTACATTGCCATCGCTGTCCTGTATCTGGTTTTGACTACTTTGTTTACCAGTCTTGCAGGGTTTCTCGAAAGGAGATTGAAATGA
- a CDS encoding xanthine dehydrogenase family protein molybdopterin-binding subunit — translation MTESDREYSYSSIGKDIHRLDALKKLSGQAVYVNDMILPGMLYARVKRSPHAHAKIVSIETSKARSLPGVRAVLTGKELPYKVGLYLVDKDILAKEEVRHYGEAVAAVAAETAEIAKQAIDLIEVEYEVLKPVLDIKEALLPTSALVHPNLGSYSYLSAAFTPIPKTNVANWTKIRKGNVEKAFGESAYIVEGTYENPSVQHVPLECHVAIAQWGIADKVTIWTSAQSPFTVRNLFCKTFSLPLQNVRVIVPNVGGGFGGKAGIHLEPLVACLSRKAGGFPVKFQASREEEFSLLPCRCALTYKIKTGVSSKGKILAQKMELFWDSGAYADYAVNITRSAGYSAAGPYEIPNAWVDSYTIYTNKPYGTAFRGFGHVEFHWGIERHMNQVAKAVGMDALSFRHLNAVRPGSVTLTGETLSPFSGNVLACMDAVASSIGYGKLSAEEKLLEEKGIFRIGKGLALLHKAPAMPTNTSTAAIVKMQGDGTVSVNVGLTEIGQGSTTALAQIVSETLSFPLDRIDVKIEKDTDSDPYDWQTVASKGLVMSGNACIMACKDLLAKGYAVAAQVLKTRPEELSHTRDRVFVKAHPQLQVSWSNLALGYSYPHGESIGGPLIGIGTYIAQGLSNLDKETGQGNPAMNWTFGAHAIVCKVNTQTGEFSVLKVVSAFDVGKVINPGLLRGQMLGGIVQGLGTALCEGYVFDTSGHLLNQNLTDNKIPTAMDLPVIETIAIESEQVEGPFGARGVGEHSMISVAPALGNAIEDAVKVNITRLPIRFEDVWRALHSKKGENHWLAGILSGFCTEQHVQEK, via the coding sequence ATGACTGAAAGCGATAGAGAGTATTCCTATTCTTCGATCGGGAAGGATATACACCGGTTGGATGCCTTGAAAAAACTTTCGGGACAGGCTGTATATGTAAACGATATGATCCTTCCTGGGATGCTGTATGCCCGTGTAAAAAGAAGTCCCCATGCGCATGCAAAGATAGTGAGTATAGAAACCTCAAAGGCCCGATCTTTACCAGGGGTAAGGGCAGTTCTGACAGGAAAAGAACTCCCCTATAAAGTCGGGCTCTATCTGGTAGACAAAGATATCCTGGCTAAAGAGGAAGTAAGGCATTACGGGGAAGCGGTTGCAGCTGTTGCTGCAGAGACAGCGGAAATTGCCAAACAGGCAATTGATCTTATTGAAGTCGAATATGAAGTCTTGAAGCCGGTACTCGATATAAAAGAGGCCTTGCTCCCCACCTCAGCCCTGGTACATCCTAATCTTGGTTCCTACTCATACCTGTCTGCAGCCTTTACCCCGATACCAAAAACAAATGTGGCCAATTGGACCAAGATTCGAAAAGGCAATGTAGAAAAGGCCTTTGGTGAGTCGGCCTATATCGTTGAGGGTACTTATGAGAATCCGAGTGTTCAGCATGTTCCCCTTGAGTGCCATGTGGCAATTGCCCAATGGGGGATAGCCGATAAGGTAACGATATGGACAAGTGCGCAGTCGCCCTTTACGGTACGCAACCTGTTCTGCAAAACATTTTCCCTTCCCCTGCAAAATGTACGGGTTATCGTACCGAATGTCGGAGGGGGATTCGGGGGAAAAGCTGGGATCCATCTGGAACCGCTTGTTGCCTGTCTTTCACGTAAAGCAGGCGGTTTCCCTGTAAAGTTCCAGGCAAGCCGTGAGGAGGAGTTTTCCCTGCTGCCTTGCCGCTGTGCCTTGACCTACAAGATAAAAACCGGTGTATCGTCAAAAGGAAAGATACTGGCACAGAAAATGGAGCTCTTTTGGGATAGCGGGGCATATGCTGATTATGCAGTAAATATTACCCGCTCTGCAGGGTATAGTGCTGCAGGTCCCTATGAGATACCCAATGCCTGGGTCGATTCCTATACAATCTATACAAACAAACCCTATGGAACCGCCTTTAGGGGGTTCGGTCACGTCGAATTCCATTGGGGAATAGAGCGACACATGAATCAGGTTGCAAAGGCCGTTGGTATGGATGCACTCTCTTTCAGACATCTCAACGCAGTCAGACCGGGATCTGTTACCTTGACAGGGGAAACCCTTTCTCCCTTCTCTGGTAATGTCCTTGCCTGTATGGATGCCGTTGCCAGTTCCATTGGTTATGGGAAACTGAGTGCTGAGGAAAAACTACTGGAGGAAAAAGGGATTTTCAGAATTGGGAAAGGCCTAGCCCTCCTGCATAAAGCCCCGGCCATGCCAACAAATACCTCAACTGCAGCAATAGTGAAAATGCAGGGTGATGGTACCGTAAGCGTGAACGTTGGTTTGACTGAGATAGGGCAGGGTTCTACGACTGCCCTAGCCCAGATAGTAAGCGAAACGTTATCGTTTCCCCTCGATAGGATTGATGTCAAAATAGAGAAAGATACCGATAGCGACCCGTATGACTGGCAGACAGTAGCATCAAAGGGCCTGGTTATGAGTGGGAATGCCTGTATTATGGCCTGCAAGGATTTGCTTGCCAAAGGATATGCGGTGGCAGCACAGGTGTTAAAAACTAGGCCAGAGGAACTTTCCCACACAAGGGACCGGGTTTTTGTGAAGGCCCATCCACAGCTTCAGGTAAGCTGGTCGAATCTTGCACTCGGGTATAGCTATCCCCATGGCGAAAGTATCGGAGGACCGCTTATTGGAATAGGCACCTATATTGCACAGGGACTCTCTAACCTTGACAAAGAGACAGGCCAGGGCAATCCTGCGATGAACTGGACCTTTGGTGCCCATGCAATCGTCTGCAAGGTGAATACACAAACAGGTGAATTTTCAGTTCTCAAAGTCGTTTCTGCCTTCGACGTAGGGAAGGTAATCAATCCAGGGTTGTTGCGCGGACAGATGCTTGGAGGGATAGTGCAGGGACTGGGAACAGCTCTTTGCGAAGGATATGTATTTGATACGTCCGGACATCTTTTAAATCAAAACCTTACCGATAATAAAATACCGACGGCCATGGATCTGCCTGTCATCGAGACAATAGCGATAGAAAGCGAGCAGGTCGAAGGACCTTTTGGTGCGAGAGGTGTTGGCGAACATTCTATGATTTCTGTAGCCCCTGCCTTGGGAAATGCAATCGAGGATGCCGTAAAAGTCAATATTACCAGACTTCCGATACGGTTTGAGGATGTTTGGCGTGCATTGCATAGCAAAAAGGGAGAAAATCATTGGCTTGCAGGAATCCTCTCAGGATTCTGTACGGAACAACATGTCCAGGAAAAATAA
- a CDS encoding substrate-binding periplasmic protein — MKKRLLCVTAIILIGVTGLFASGVKEEAPSTAIERIKAKGVLSVATGTYVPFEYRDPDTDEIVGFDIDFIKLLADRLGVELKVTDMTFTSLIPTIENGEYDLAIAAMYNTPARREVVLMSDSYMETGMVLVTQKGNLKNITSLADCAGLKVGVKAGATSQVVAEKGMQEAGIKFTIVGYEETIGCISDLVAGRIDVVVNDLLNQLELNKVTPEVEIVTKPFTSANLAIAIKKGNEDLLSLVNQLIVDYKADGTYAALYKKWLN, encoded by the coding sequence ATGAAAAAGAGACTGCTGTGTGTTACTGCTATTATCTTGATTGGCGTCACAGGTTTGTTTGCCAGTGGAGTAAAAGAAGAAGCCCCGTCAACTGCAATAGAACGGATTAAGGCGAAAGGAGTCCTTTCCGTTGCGACCGGGACGTATGTCCCCTTTGAGTACCGTGATCCCGATACGGATGAAATCGTCGGATTCGATATCGATTTCATCAAACTGCTCGCGGATAGACTCGGGGTCGAACTCAAGGTAACCGACATGACTTTTACTTCCCTAATCCCAACGATTGAAAATGGAGAATATGACCTTGCAATCGCTGCGATGTATAACACCCCTGCAAGAAGGGAGGTCGTCCTGATGAGTGATTCCTACATGGAAACGGGGATGGTTCTGGTTACTCAAAAGGGGAATTTGAAAAACATCACTTCACTTGCTGATTGTGCAGGCTTGAAAGTAGGGGTAAAAGCAGGCGCTACAAGCCAGGTGGTTGCAGAAAAGGGCATGCAAGAGGCTGGGATAAAATTTACCATCGTAGGCTATGAGGAAACCATAGGTTGTATCTCTGATTTAGTTGCAGGACGTATCGACGTCGTGGTAAACGACCTTTTGAATCAGTTGGAATTGAACAAAGTGACCCCAGAGGTTGAAATCGTTACCAAACCTTTTACCAGTGCAAACCTTGCTATCGCGATAAAGAAAGGAAATGAAGATTTGCTTTCCCTGGTAAATCAGTTGATCGTCGACTATAAGGCTGATGGGACGTATGCGGCGTTGTACAAGAAATGGCTTAACTAG
- a CDS encoding RNA recognition motif domain-containing protein: MAKKIYVGNMSYNTTEDDLRELFSQYGNVLSATIIMDRETRRPKGFGFVEMEENSAADAAISQLDGKEIDGRNLRVNEAIAKPRNEYSNNRY; encoded by the coding sequence ATGGCAAAGAAAATTTACGTTGGTAACATGAGTTACAACACTACTGAAGATGATCTTCGCGAACTTTTTTCACAGTACGGTAACGTACTCAGTGCAACTATCATCATGGACCGTGAGACTCGTCGCCCCAAGGGTTTCGGTTTCGTAGAGATGGAAGAGAATTCTGCAGCAGATGCAGCTATCTCCCAGCTTGACGGAAAAGAAATTGATGGACGCAATCTCCGTGTTAACGAAGCAATTGCAAAACCCCGTAACGAATATTCCAATAACAGGTACTAA